DNA from Halorarum salinum:
GTCGTTCGAGCGCGTCGCGGCCGCGGAGGGCGCCGGGAGCGAAGACGTCCGCCGGGACGTCCTGTTCGGCCTGTTCAACCGCGCGTCCCCCGCGGAGGCGAAGTACCTCGCGCGGCTCGTGCTCGGCGAGATGCGGGTCGGCGTCGGCGGCGGGACCGTCCGCGACGCGGTCGCCGAGGCGTTCCTCGGCGCGGACGTCACCACCCCCGTCGAGGACCGCCCGGAGGGCGACGATGCGGACGAACTGGTCGCCGCGGTCGAGGCGGCCCTCCAGGTGACCAACAACTTCGGTCGGGTCGCGGAACTCGCCCGGGAGGAGGGCGTCGACGGCCTGCGCGACGTCTCGCTGGAGGTCGGCCGGCCGGTCCGCGCCATGCTCGCGCAGGCGGGGACGGTCACCGGCGCGCTCGCGGAGTGGGACGAGGCGGCCGTCGAGACCAAGTACGACGGCGCCCGCGTCCAGTTGCACTACGACGGCGAGGAGGCGTCGGTGTACTCCCGGAACATGGAGGACGTGACCGACGCGCTGCCGGAACTGGTCGAACACGCCGAGACGCACCTCGCCGTCCCGGCCATCGTCGACGGCGAGGCCGTCGCGGTCGGGGAGGACGGCGAGCCGCTCCCGTTCCAGGAGATCCTCCGGCGCTTCCGCCGGAAGCACGACGTGGACCGCCTCCGCGAGGAGGTGACCGTCGAGCTCCGGGCGTTCGACTGCCTGCACGCCGACGGCGAGGACCTCCTCGACGCCCCGCTCACGGAGCGGTACGCGCGGCTCTCGGACGCCCTCGCCGAGGGCGTCTCGGAGCTGCTCGTCACGACGGACCCGGAACGGATCGAGGCGGTCGAGGCGAAGGCGCTGGCGGCGGGCCACGAGGGCATCATGCTCAAGAACCCCGACTCGACGTACTCGCCGGGCAAACGGGGGAGGAACTGGCTCAAGCGGAAGCCGGACGTGGAGACGCTCGATCTCGTCGTCACGGGCGCCGAGTGGGGCGAGGGGCGGCGCGCGAACTACCTCGGGACGTTCCTCCTGTCGGCGCGGAACGGCGACGCCTCGGGACGGAGCCCCGATGCACGCGAGACCGGGTCCCGCAAGGGGTTCGAGACCATCGGCAAGGTCGCGACGGGCATCACCGACGAACAGCTCGCGGAGCTGACCGAGCTCCTCGAACCGCACGTCGTCCGGGAGGAGGGGACCGACGTGGAGATTCGCCCCGAGGTCGTCTTCGAGGTGGGGTACGAGGAGATCCAGGCGTCGCCCACCTACTCGTCGGGCTACGCCCTCCGCTTCCCGCGGTTCGTCGAGGTCCGGACCGACAAGGACCCCGCGGACGCCGACTCGCTGGAGCGCGTCGAACGGCTCGCGGACGCGCAGTGACGTCGGAACGGGTTCCGACGCCCGGACGGGACGACAAGACACTTCACCCGACCGCACCGACCCCGACCATGACCATCCGCGCCGTCGTCGCGGACAACCCGCTCCCGACGACGTTCTCGCTCGCGTTCGTGCTCGCGCTGCTCGCCACGGCGGTCCACGCGTCGACGGCCGACTCGTTCGCGACGACGCTCCGGCTGGCCGCGCTCACCGCGGTCCTGTTCCTGTTCGCGGCGGGGTTCTGGGTCGGCCCGGTCGGGGAGCGGTACCTGTAAACGGTCCCGAACCGCACCACCGTCCATGACGGTTCGCCACGACTCGCTCCGGGTGGAGTGGCTCGGCTACGCGACGGTGCGCATCGAGACGGAGTCGGGGTTCGTCGTCTACCTGGACCCCGGCCGGTACGGCGTGCTCTCCGACTACCCGAAGGACGGCGACCTGGTCTGTGTGACCCACGACCACCACTACGACGGCGACGGCATCGAGCGCGTCGCGGCGCGGGACGCCACCGTCGTCGCCTTCGAGGGCGTCGACGCCTCGCGGATCGGCCGGGACGTCGTTCCCGTGGGGGAGCTCGACCGGGAGGTCGTCCGCGTCGGCGAGGAGGATCACCTGTCCGTCGGGGGGGTCGACCTGTGGACGGTCCCGGCGTACAACGACCCCGAGGGACCACACGCCCGCGCGGACGGCTCCGTCTCGCACCCCCGCGGGCTGGGCGTCGGCTACCGGCTCGCTATCGACGGCGTCTCCGTCTTCTGGCCCGGCGACGGCGACGCGCACGACGCGTACGCCGAACTCGACGTCTCGCTGTTCCTGGCGAACGTCGGCGGCGGCCCGGTGTCGGACAGACACGAGGCCGCCGACCTCGCCGAGCGGATGGACCCGGACCTCGTGCTCCCTGTCCACTACGACACCATCGAGATGCTGGAGGCGGACTCCGCCGCGTTCGCGGCGGACGTCGCCGGTCGCGGGATTCCGGTCGTGCTCGACGAGCGCGGCGTGGGCCAGTAGGGACGGGTGTGACGGGGGCGCCCCGGTGAGGTTCGCGTAAGGTTCTTCGCCCCGGCTGTTCGAGTGCTGGTAGCGTGCCCTCCGACGATCGGTTCTGTTCGGCCTGCGGCGCACGGCTCTCGCCCGGCGACCGGTTCTGCTCGCAGTGTGGGGACCCGGTCGCGGCGGCGGACCCGGGGAGCGTCGCGGAGGCCTCGTCGTCGCCGGGCGACGCCGACCGGGCGTGGCTCCGCCGTCGCGTGGCCGACTTCCGGGTGCGCGGCTGGACGGTCGAGCACGACCACGGCGACCGCGTGGTGCTCGCCGACAGGGGGTTCGGCTCGCTTCCGGTCCACGTCCTCCTGCTGGTGCTCACGGGCGGGGTCGGGAACGTCCTGTACGCGTGGTACCGCCACACCTCCGGGGCGCCGCGCCGGGAGATCCGCGCGGACGGCACCGAGCGGTCCTCCCCCGACGACGCGGGCCTCGGCGTGGACCACTGGACCGCCGCGGGCGCCACGTTCGGCTTCCTGCTCGTCGTCGCGGCCGCGGTCGTGCTCGCGGCCGGCGCTACCTCCGCCGCGTCGGGTCCGCTCGTGCCGGTCGCGGGGCTGCTGTTCGTCGCGATCGCGCTGGGGGTGACGTACTTCCCGCTCGCCGCGCGGCAGGGGGACGTGCCGCTCACGACTGTCGGCCGGAAGCGGACGGTCTCGACCGACCGACTGCGGAACCCGCCGGAGCCGTGTGCGGCCTGCGGCGACCGGATTCGGTCGGGCGTTCGTCGCGGTTACGCCGACCGGTGGTACCTCGCGGGGCTCCCGCTGCGGACCTACGAGTCGGGCGAGAACGTGTACTGTCGGGCGTGTTTCGAGGGCGGGAACGCCGGGGGCGACGTGGCTACCCCCGACGTCGACGCCGACGTGGACGGGGCGACCGAGCGCGCCTAGAGCACGCCCATCTCCTCGAGCCGGTCGGGGAGGTAGGTGTCGGTCACGAAGTCGAGCCCGCGGGAGGCGAGCGCCTGCTGTTCGGACTTCTTCCCGATGTCGAGCTGGAGCTCGATCTGCTCCTCCCAGAAGTCGGTCTGGAAGCGCGGGTCCTCGAGTTCGGACTCCAGCGCGTTCACGTCCGAGTCGGAGAGCGGGTCGGTCGGGAGGTCGTAGTCGACGATGTCCTGCGGGCGGATGCCGACGTACTCGGCCTCCGGGGTCGCGAGGTACTCCGAGAGGTGCGCGGACTTGATGGAGCCGTACGCGACCGAGCCGAAGATGCGGTAGGACCACGGGTCGCCGTCAGTGAACACCAGCACCGGGAGGTCGAGTTCGTCGTGGAGCCGCTTGGTGATGCGGCGGGTCGCCCGCGCCGGCTGGCCCTTCAGGTGGACGACGAGGCAGTTGTACTCGTCGTCGAAGCCGTTCTCGACGAGCCGGTCCCGCATCCCGCCGGTCTCGACGCACATGACGAAGTCGATGTCGTGGTCGAGAAAGTCGATGGTGTCCGGGTTGTTGGGGATCTGGTAGCCGCCCTCGCCGACGTCCTCCTGACAGTGGATCTCGCGCTCGCCGCGCCGGGTCTGTTCGCGGAGCTCCAGCGGGCCCATCAGCGTCGCGCCCGACTCCTCGGGCCGCATGTGGAAGTCCTCGCGGGTGACCTCCGAGACGATCTCGAGGTCCTCGACGAGCTGGTTCGACTCGTCCTGGTCGCTGAACTGCGCCTCCTTCGAGTCCCACGACTCGCTGAGGTAGTACAGCTCACGCAGGGTGGACGAGCGGTCCTCCTCCAGTTGCTGGGCGAGGAAGTCGACGGTGTAGATCGCCTTGAGGAGCTTCCTGGCCCCGCGGACGGAGTTGGCCGTCCGCGAGGAGGTGCGGTCGCCGTACACCCAGACGTCGCTGTCCTCGTCGAAGACGATGTTGCTCTTCGTCCGGGTGGGAAGCGTCATCCGCGGGACGTCCCCCTGGTCGAACTGGTCGTAGAACTCCGCGGCCAGCTCGACGAGCTGTTCGCGGGCCCGTTCCTCGTTCAGTCGCGCGTCCGTCTCGGAATCGGAATCAGTGCTCATCTATGCGTTCACCGTGAGTTTCTCCGCCTCGACGCCGTCGACGTTCACGTCGAACTCGGCG
Protein-coding regions in this window:
- the ligA gene encoding ATP-dependent DNA ligase LigA → MDFAAFAERADELEAEEADLATVGLVAGALADADGDLDVVARFLQGRVFPGWDTRKLAVGPSLCHEAIARAAGTNVTADDVEDRLADTGEIGAVAASYDFGGQTGLAAFGAGGAEGNGGIPAGADGADDATGGTDLTVREVFESFERVAAAEGAGSEDVRRDVLFGLFNRASPAEAKYLARLVLGEMRVGVGGGTVRDAVAEAFLGADVTTPVEDRPEGDDADELVAAVEAALQVTNNFGRVAELAREEGVDGLRDVSLEVGRPVRAMLAQAGTVTGALAEWDEAAVETKYDGARVQLHYDGEEASVYSRNMEDVTDALPELVEHAETHLAVPAIVDGEAVAVGEDGEPLPFQEILRRFRRKHDVDRLREEVTVELRAFDCLHADGEDLLDAPLTERYARLSDALAEGVSELLVTTDPERIEAVEAKALAAGHEGIMLKNPDSTYSPGKRGRNWLKRKPDVETLDLVVTGAEWGEGRRANYLGTFLLSARNGDASGRSPDARETGSRKGFETIGKVATGITDEQLAELTELLEPHVVREEGTDVEIRPEVVFEVGYEEIQASPTYSSGYALRFPRFVEVRTDKDPADADSLERVERLADAQ
- a CDS encoding MBL fold metallo-hydrolase, with the protein product MTVRHDSLRVEWLGYATVRIETESGFVVYLDPGRYGVLSDYPKDGDLVCVTHDHHYDGDGIERVAARDATVVAFEGVDASRIGRDVVPVGELDREVVRVGEEDHLSVGGVDLWTVPAYNDPEGPHARADGSVSHPRGLGVGYRLAIDGVSVFWPGDGDAHDAYAELDVSLFLANVGGGPVSDRHEAADLAERMDPDLVLPVHYDTIEMLEADSAAFAADVAGRGIPVVLDERGVGQ
- a CDS encoding zinc ribbon domain-containing protein, whose protein sequence is MPSDDRFCSACGARLSPGDRFCSQCGDPVAAADPGSVAEASSSPGDADRAWLRRRVADFRVRGWTVEHDHGDRVVLADRGFGSLPVHVLLLVLTGGVGNVLYAWYRHTSGAPRREIRADGTERSSPDDAGLGVDHWTAAGATFGFLLVVAAAVVLAAGATSAASGPLVPVAGLLFVAIALGVTYFPLAARQGDVPLTTVGRKRTVSTDRLRNPPEPCAACGDRIRSGVRRGYADRWYLAGLPLRTYESGENVYCRACFEGGNAGGDVATPDVDADVDGATERA
- a CDS encoding DNA topoisomerase IV subunit A; protein product: MSTDSDSETDARLNEERAREQLVELAAEFYDQFDQGDVPRMTLPTRTKSNIVFDEDSDVWVYGDRTSSRTANSVRGARKLLKAIYTVDFLAQQLEEDRSSTLRELYYLSESWDSKEAQFSDQDESNQLVEDLEIVSEVTREDFHMRPEESGATLMGPLELREQTRRGEREIHCQEDVGEGGYQIPNNPDTIDFLDHDIDFVMCVETGGMRDRLVENGFDDEYNCLVVHLKGQPARATRRITKRLHDELDLPVLVFTDGDPWSYRIFGSVAYGSIKSAHLSEYLATPEAEYVGIRPQDIVDYDLPTDPLSDSDVNALESELEDPRFQTDFWEEQIELQLDIGKKSEQQALASRGLDFVTDTYLPDRLEEMGVL